One stretch of Nakamurella alba DNA includes these proteins:
- the pdxS gene encoding pyridoxal 5'-phosphate synthase lyase subunit PdxS, whose translation MSADPTPTASSPTTGTARVKRGMAEMLKGGVIMDVVTAEQAKIAEDAGAVAVMALERVPADIRAQGGVSRMSDPDMIDGIVAAVSIPVMAKARIGHFVEAQVLQSLGVDYIDESEVLTPADYTHHIDKWQFTVPFVCGATNLGEALRRITEGAAMIRSKGEAGTGDVSNAVTHMRTIGGEIRRLTSLTPDELFAAAKELQAPYELVAEVAATGKLPVVMFTAGGIATPADAAMMMQLGAQGVFVGSGIFKSGDPAARAAAVVKATTFYDDPDVIAKVSRGLGEAMVGINVADIPVPHRLAERGW comes from the coding sequence ATGTCCGCCGATCCCACCCCCACCGCATCCAGCCCGACCACCGGCACCGCCCGGGTGAAGCGCGGCATGGCCGAGATGCTCAAGGGCGGCGTGATCATGGACGTGGTCACCGCCGAGCAGGCGAAGATCGCCGAGGACGCCGGCGCCGTCGCGGTCATGGCGCTCGAGCGGGTCCCGGCGGACATCCGCGCCCAGGGCGGCGTCTCCCGGATGAGCGATCCGGACATGATCGACGGCATCGTCGCCGCCGTGTCCATCCCGGTGATGGCCAAGGCCCGGATCGGTCACTTCGTCGAGGCGCAGGTGCTGCAGTCGCTCGGCGTCGACTACATCGACGAGTCCGAGGTGCTGACCCCCGCCGACTACACCCACCACATCGACAAGTGGCAGTTCACCGTGCCTTTCGTCTGCGGCGCGACCAACCTGGGTGAGGCGCTGCGGCGGATCACCGAGGGCGCGGCGATGATCCGGTCCAAGGGCGAGGCGGGCACCGGTGACGTGTCGAACGCGGTGACCCACATGCGCACCATCGGTGGCGAGATCCGTCGGCTGACCTCGCTGACGCCGGACGAGCTGTTCGCCGCGGCGAAGGAGCTGCAGGCGCCGTACGAGCTGGTCGCCGAGGTGGCCGCCACCGGCAAGCTGCCGGTCGTCATGTTCACCGCCGGCGGCATCGCCACCCCGGCCGACGCCGCGATGATGATGCAGCTCGGCGCGCAGGGTGTCTTCGTCGGGTCCGGCATCTTCAAGTCCGGTGACCCGGCCGCCCGCGCCGCCGCCGTGGTCAAGGCCACCACCTTCTACGACGATCCCGATGTCATCGCCAAGGTCTCCCGCGGCCTGGGCGAGGCCATGGTCGGCATCAACGTCGCCGACATCCCGGTCCCGCACCGGCTCGCCGAGCGCGGCTGGTGA
- a CDS encoding arsenate reductase ArsC — translation MIDRAAVDTPSVLFVCVHNAGRSQMAAGFLTQLSAGAVEVRSAGSLPADRINPVAVAAMAEVGIDIATQVPKVLTAEAVQQSDVVITMGCGDVCPVFSGTRYLDWDLDDPAGQDLPAVRPIRDEIRRRVEALLDELLPARSGGEQLTSRARRAGAGPGCRRR, via the coding sequence GTGATCGATCGTGCAGCGGTCGACACGCCGTCCGTGCTCTTCGTCTGCGTGCACAACGCCGGCCGGTCCCAGATGGCCGCCGGTTTCCTCACCCAGCTGTCCGCCGGGGCCGTCGAGGTCCGGTCGGCGGGGTCGCTGCCGGCCGACCGCATCAATCCGGTCGCCGTCGCCGCGATGGCCGAGGTCGGCATCGACATCGCGACGCAGGTCCCGAAGGTCCTGACCGCCGAGGCGGTGCAGCAGTCCGACGTGGTGATCACCATGGGCTGCGGTGACGTGTGCCCGGTGTTCTCCGGCACGCGTTACCTGGACTGGGATCTCGACGACCCGGCCGGACAGGACCTGCCGGCCGTCCGCCCGATCCGCGACGAGATCCGCCGCCGCGTCGAGGCTCTCCTCGACGAGCTGCTCCCCGCCCGATCCGGCGGGGAGCAGCTCACCAGCCGCGCTCGGCGAGCCGGTGCGGGACCGGGATGTCGGCGACGTTGA